In Fimbriiglobus ruber, a genomic segment contains:
- a CDS encoding DUF1559 domain-containing protein — protein sequence MNDDRHGSANGYRSNGIATAALVFGVLALCGGLTAIPAIICGVIGVRRAGRRGGAGRGKARVGLALGVIMAIVAPAVLVPGIDRIHDNATRARSVNNVKQILLGAAAYNDEHNKFPTPYVRPPAGQSAPADPAGRLSWRVSLLPYIEQGSLYKQIRLDEAWDGPANGPLTNRRIPTYQDPARAGPEPDNQTPYRVFVGAGAFFDEAKPRRSFANVVDGNVILLVEAAQTVPWAQYNELPFTSDGPLPPLGAPHRDVFLVGMIDGSARWIKKSVSPEMLRAAITPDGGEPIAIDW from the coding sequence ATGAATGACGACCGGCACGGCAGCGCGAACGGCTACCGGTCGAACGGCATCGCGACGGCCGCCCTGGTGTTCGGCGTCCTCGCCTTGTGCGGCGGGTTGACCGCGATTCCCGCCATCATCTGCGGCGTCATCGGGGTTCGCCGCGCCGGCCGCCGGGGTGGAGCCGGGAGAGGGAAGGCCCGCGTCGGATTGGCTCTGGGTGTGATCATGGCGATCGTCGCCCCGGCCGTACTGGTGCCGGGGATCGACAGGATTCACGACAACGCAACACGGGCACGGTCGGTGAACAACGTCAAACAAATCCTCCTCGGGGCGGCCGCCTACAACGATGAGCATAACAAGTTCCCGACCCCGTACGTTCGCCCGCCCGCGGGTCAATCGGCTCCGGCCGATCCGGCCGGGCGTTTGAGTTGGCGCGTGTCACTCCTGCCGTACATCGAACAAGGAAGTCTTTACAAGCAAATCCGGCTCGACGAAGCCTGGGACGGGCCGGCCAACGGACCACTGACAAACCGACGGATTCCGACATACCAAGACCCGGCGCGGGCTGGCCCGGAACCGGACAACCAGACGCCGTACCGCGTGTTCGTCGGCGCGGGAGCATTTTTCGACGAGGCCAAGCCGCGGAGATCGTTCGCGAACGTCGTGGACGGCAACGTAATTCTGTTGGTCGAGGCCGCGCAAACGGTCCCGTGGGCCCAGTACAACGAACTCCCGTTCACCTCCGACGGCCCGCTCCCGCCGCTCGGTGCCCCGCACCGGGACGTGTTTCTGGTCGGCATGATCGACGGGTCGGCCCGCTGGATCAAGAAATCGGTCAGCCCTGAGATGTTGCGGG
- a CDS encoding DUF1559 domain-containing protein produces the protein MPDDDFDRPRRRPRSDDDDDRPRQRPDDDDDRWDDRPRRPQTNGVATAALVLGVLSLCGAVTAVPAIICGGIGLSRANSRGGSGMGMAIAGLILGVFGLIAVPIMIGLLLPAVQKVRDAAARAKSSNNLKQIALGVHSYHDANNHLPTPYVQPPGDRPAPADPTKRLSWRVSVLPYIEEGSLYNAMKLGEAWDGPTNGPLTQRTVMAFSDPGRLPTQPNNQTPYRAFVGGGALFDEDKPAKKIFEIPDGTSNTILMVEAAQTVPWAQYNELPFDPNGPLPPFGAPQRDTFLVGMADGSVRTVKKSVSPQVLKGAITANGGERLPLDW, from the coding sequence ATGCCCGACGACGACTTCGACCGCCCGCGCCGCCGCCCCCGGTCCGACGACGACGATGACCGGCCCCGCCAGCGACCCGACGATGACGACGACCGATGGGACGACCGACCGCGCCGCCCACAGACGAACGGCGTGGCGACGGCTGCCTTGGTTCTCGGCGTCTTGAGCCTGTGCGGCGCGGTGACCGCTGTCCCGGCCATCATCTGCGGCGGCATCGGGCTGAGTCGGGCCAACAGCCGCGGCGGGTCGGGGATGGGGATGGCGATCGCCGGGCTCATCCTGGGGGTGTTCGGCCTCATCGCCGTCCCGATTATGATCGGGCTCCTGCTGCCGGCCGTGCAGAAGGTTCGCGACGCGGCCGCGCGGGCGAAATCGTCGAACAATCTGAAGCAAATCGCGCTCGGCGTCCACTCCTACCACGACGCGAATAATCACCTCCCGACCCCTTACGTTCAACCGCCCGGAGACCGGCCGGCACCGGCCGACCCGACCAAGCGGTTGAGTTGGCGCGTGTCCGTGCTGCCGTACATCGAAGAAGGCAGCCTGTACAACGCGATGAAATTGGGCGAGGCGTGGGACGGGCCGACCAACGGGCCGCTCACCCAGAGAACCGTGATGGCGTTCTCCGACCCGGGCCGGCTACCGACCCAGCCGAACAACCAGACGCCTTACCGCGCGTTCGTCGGTGGGGGCGCGTTGTTCGACGAGGACAAGCCGGCGAAGAAAATCTTCGAGATTCCCGATGGCACGTCGAACACCATTTTGATGGTCGAGGCCGCGCAAACCGTCCCGTGGGCTCAGTACAACGAACTCCCGTTCGACCCGAACGGACCCCTTCCCCCGTTCGGCGCCCCGCAGCGTGATACTTTCTTGGTCGGCATGGCCGACGGGTCCGTTCGGACAGTCAAGAAATCGGTCAGTCCGCAGGTACTCAAAGGTGCGATCACGGCCAACGGCGGCGAGCGACTCCCGCTGGATTGGTAG